Genomic window (Rhododendron vialii isolate Sample 1 chromosome 4a, ASM3025357v1):
GAACAAACCTGAAATTAAGGAATTTGATATTGGAATTTACACAAATGTGCAGAATTTAGTCATTGGAGCTTGGATAAGAAACTCAGGGAGAGGAGTAAATGTACAGGAGGTACAGTGGTACACTCTATTAGGATATTTAAAGCAACTACAATCTTTCTTGGGATAAATTTGGAATGACTTGGAACAACCATGTGGTCCATGTTCACATTGTTACTTTAAACTCGTAAAAGGCTCTAATATCCATCCATATAGAAGTTGAAATCTCATCTAAATACCTAACTTCATACCCGCTCATTTGAAAGCTATAAATCCAAACCAAATCCACCACCTAGTCGATAGTTTCTCCAATGCCATTTTAACGTTCAATCATCTATCATCAAAGTATGCcgaaagagaaataatagcaGGCACCAGAAGCAAAATTGCTAAAAATCCATTTTTGTTCTGAAACTATGCTATCTGACAGAAAGTAAAGTGAACTTCCAGACAAAAGACACTGAGTGATACTCTATAACATATACAGTGCATGGGTTACCTTTTCCTTGTCAATCTGTTCCTTCAACCGAGACAATTCCAACTCCTTCTGATCCTACACAGATcaaaaaaacaatacaaaaatcaTATCAGACAATAAATTTATTATATTCTAAGTTTTGGACACAAGCTGCAATGAACAACCCAAGCCATGTTTGCATGGGGAGATCTTGGGTACATGACTAGGTAAAATGAACACAAATAACAACCCTTGGCTATCCCTTTCTTACAAGTGGTTCAAGGTAAGTAGGCTTAGGCTACCAGGCTACAAAGATCATTACCAGCATGAACTTGAGGCGATTAACTTCAATTTGGTTCTCCCTTTTTATAGTCTGTCTTACAAAGGCAAGAGATTTACATGTCAAAAGGGACAGTTAATGAAATACTGGTACTGAAAACAGAACTGGAATTAAAAGTATGCTGTCATGACCTGATCATCCAATTCCTCATCACAACCAGCACCCAGTCCTCCCCCTGACAAATTGTACTCCCTACAGATAATaccaaaaaagtagaaacattttttaaattaaatgaagGAAACACAATAAAATGCCAAAGGCCATTGGGAGTAAATTTAATTGAAGTGACTGCATCTTTCTTTTCCTCAGTACTGATGTATGGGAATCGTAAGGAACTCAAGAAGATGCAGTGGCGAAAACAAGGAAATCTGGGAATCCCCAAATATTCTCCTGTCCTAGCGTCTTCTTGGTTAACACCAGAACTTCTATATACATTTGCTACATCTCAACGTGTCCTTGGCAATAAACAAAAGGTGTGCTATGCCAAAAGTTGATTTTGTAAGTCACTGGAATTTGAATAACAGGATTTGAAAGCAGCCCTTGACTTAAACGCTagttagggctgtaaacgagccgagctttgtcgagctcgagctcggctcgtttactaaaaacaagccaaaaacttgagctcgagctcggctctagccttaacgagccgagctccacTCAACTCacttagtaaacgagccgaaaactcgagctcaagctcggcttgtttcgtaaacgagccaagcttgcGAACTGCTCAGtttgtttacagccctactgCTAGTCAATGGCAGTGGGACATTCACTGTCAATCACCAGACATCTGGAACCTAGTTATAGGACCAAGGAGAAAAATCAAAGCTGCAAGTTTGGAAATACAAATTGTAGAAGGTGTATACTGTATACCTTGGGGTGTTGGTTCCTGATACAGGAAAGACAACTTGTTTGGGTGATAAGATACTTCCGTTGATTATCTTAGCAGTATCGCCTCTGTGAAGCACCCAGTCAGAGCGCTCCTCACTAAGAGAACTGCATTCATTTTTTACATTCTCTAACTCAACAAATTCGTTTCCACTGTCTGCACCAATCTCATGTAAAATGCCAAAGCCATCCTCTGAGCAAAAGTAGCTACATGTAATCAACTTCACATTTTGGCAAAAACCAAACAGCAaagcaaatcaaatcaaaacatttgAACACCAGATTTTCCAAAACATCACAATACATAATCCACAATAATTACATTTCGAATCTAATTACACAACATTGTCCACATTTATTGCGAGTTACCAAGATAAACATGACTATACTGCTCACTAGTTAGAACATGCTCGTACATATATAAGCAAGAGGGGTGGCAGGGGCAGGGGGCTCTCCATATGTTAAAAATGCAGTGATCTTTAGTGTGACTGAAAGATTGGCAAGTTAATTAATTACACTCGGATAGTGAGATGGATAAACATGACAGAAACGAATTCTGATTTCCATTGGGAAGAAAATAACTAATTCGGAGAAACTTCCTATAATTGAGACGTCCGTTTCTCATCATTGCTAATCAAACCAATAGTGGAACAGATACCTTCAATTGGATCTAATTCTCCATTCTGGATGAACTTTTCCACTTTCTCGTGCAAGGATGAATTAGTTGAAGACTCTATAGCCTTGCATCCGTTGCTATCAGAGTTAACAGCACAATCCATATTAGCTCCGTTTGCACTATTTAAATAATTTTGCTTGGCGGAAACCTCACTCGACGAGAACACGTCATCCATTTCTTCCACCTCCTTATCCAGACCTTCAATTGGTGGGCAAGACCGTCAATGTACATTTACAAGTCAAATGGTATCACACTTAATTGATAagaaatttgagaaacaaaCCTGACCTGCTGAGTCATATTCACATTCAACACTTAAATCCTGATTTCTACTTAAGCCAGGCTCTGTATCAGACTCCTTTTTGTCAGACTTTGCTGATGTTTCAAGAAGATCCTTTACAAGTTTATATCCCCTCCGCCGAACAATATTTGCAAGGTCTTGCCTATAGGATATCAGGAAGAGGTtaatagaaaaatgagaaataaaagaatttcttgaaaaaaaaaaaatgatacatcGATATTAAGTAGTTCTATTCCAGCACCTTcgaaaaaaaacagaaggaaaTTTCTCTAATTAGGGAAAAGCAAGTAGATACGAAAGCCTAACTCATGGGAGTTGTTAATAGAGTCCGattatgggtacaccatttggtgtacactaaATGTATACCGGGTTGTGTGTGACCCATCTCGGGTCCCACACTAATGATtagagccgttcaatttgtttaaaatatttttgaagggtcctttttgaaaatcaaCTCAGTCGGATATCGATAAGAGATTGATCAATTGATCAATTTTGGTCCTTTCAAGTCCAGGTacgaaaaattgaacaaattgaTCAAACCCTTACCCATATCCGAATGAACTAATGTTTTACTGGGACCCTTAGaaacatgttttaaaaaaatttaatggcTTCGATTATTTGTGAGGGACTCCGAAGTAGTTCCCCCACAATCCAGTGTACATTTAGTGTACACCAAATGTTGTATCCATAGTTTTGTTGCTATTCCTAAAGGGACCAATTAAATGTTTCATGAGAACCTTCTGTAAAACAGCAAATCCCTTCGTATTTAACTACCGTCATTTCAATTGTTAGAAAATCATTTCGCCTTCTTGCAAAGGAAGGTGACGAATGCTATAGAATTTACAATCATGAACTTCTACTTCAATCTCTTTGCTGGTCCAGAAACCAACATTTGAGAATCACAGACTTGTTGAGCTTTTTGTTGTCCTTCAAGGAAAAGCCGAAGGTGTACGAAATTGTTGTAGAAAACCCAAGAAGCCTTATGGGAAGAGTTTTGGTCTTCTT
Coding sequences:
- the LOC131324719 gene encoding protein PTST homolog 3, chloroplastic, whose translation is MSVLSHFPSFFSLGSNKPFAAPLPSSKAGHSIHHFCHLTHRHPAILASSIKKPRKSNADLCRDIREFVSAARLPEDHVPSLKELSQHGRQDLANIVRRRGYKLVKDLLETSAKSDKKESDTEPGLSRNQDLSVECEYDSAGLDKEVEEMDDVFSSSEVSAKQNYLNSANGANMDCAVNSDSNGCKAIESSTNSSLHEKVEKFIQNGELDPIEEDGFGILHEIGADSGNEFVELENVKNECSSLSEERSDWVLHRGDTAKIINGSILSPKQVVFPVSGTNTPREYNLSGGGLGAGCDEELDDQTIKRENQIEVNRLKFMLDQKELELSRLKEQIDKEKLALSILQTKVETEISKAQKLVMEKDAELHATEGNLAGLVEVEIQYEGDGDAVEVTGSFNGWHHRIAMDPQPSSSITDPKSSRKSRLWTTALWLYPGIYEIKFVVDGNWRIDPQRESVTKGTIENNILRVDR